In Hallerella succinigenes, the following are encoded in one genomic region:
- a CDS encoding Rpn family recombination-promoting nuclease/putative transposase → MVKNEKMSEIREFFSGHTYLDPTYDPAFKEFFGDEETLKSFLNGLLHLEGDNRIRRLTFKFEEEIRFRTPYPKNLTFDIFATSENGRFFDIEMQKANHAFFIDRAILYNAFLTIRAKQEMERSPEYMALGFDEQRKRRYELPDTVSIWICNFDLPETGGEAIDRWNVYSKNALRRGNAEPVSPKNSYIIVNLPRFTKSADKLERPEEKWLYLLKNAGSSEALPDFGHGIFDSALERIKVDYVKDDFLSVQEKAMIAQEEIDCRIAEGRIDARKEGREEGRAEGRKEGRAEGHKDGLADGISIFESLGVSRELLDKARQIAAEKQK, encoded by the coding sequence ATGGTAAAAAACGAAAAGATGTCCGAGATCCGCGAGTTCTTCAGCGGCCACACCTACCTGGACCCTACCTACGACCCCGCCTTCAAGGAGTTCTTCGGCGACGAGGAAACGCTAAAAAGTTTCCTCAACGGACTTCTGCACCTGGAAGGCGACAACCGCATCAGGCGGCTCACGTTCAAGTTCGAAGAGGAAATCCGCTTCCGCACGCCCTACCCGAAGAACCTCACCTTCGACATTTTCGCCACCTCGGAAAACGGACGTTTCTTCGATATCGAGATGCAGAAGGCGAACCACGCGTTCTTCATCGACCGCGCCATTCTCTACAACGCCTTCCTCACCATCCGGGCGAAGCAGGAGATGGAACGCTCGCCGGAGTACATGGCACTCGGCTTTGACGAGCAGCGCAAGCGCCGCTACGAGCTGCCCGACACGGTGTCCATCTGGATTTGCAACTTCGACCTGCCCGAAACGGGCGGCGAAGCCATTGACCGTTGGAACGTGTATAGCAAGAATGCGCTCCGTCGCGGGAATGCGGAACCGGTTTCGCCGAAAAATAGTTATATTATCGTAAACCTTCCGCGATTCACCAAGTCGGCAGACAAGCTGGAACGGCCCGAGGAAAAATGGCTCTACCTGCTCAAGAACGCGGGTTCAAGCGAGGCGCTTCCGGACTTCGGGCACGGCATCTTCGATTCGGCGCTGGAACGCATCAAGGTAGATTACGTGAAGGACGACTTTTTAAGCGTACAGGAGAAGGCTATGATAGCACAGGAAGAAATCGACTGTCGCATCGCCGAAGGGCGTATCGACGCCCGCAAGGAAGGCCGCGAAGAAGGCCGTGCGGAAGGCCGCAAGGAAGGCCGTGCGGAAGGACATAAAGATGGACTTGCAGATGGAATCAGCATTTTTGAGTCTCTTGGCGTTTCTCGGGAACTGCTGGACAAAGCAAGGCAAATTGCGGCAGAAAAGCAGAAATAA
- the fusA gene encoding elongation factor G encodes MKDIQHHRNIGISAHIDSGKTTLTERILYFTKRIHAIHEVRGKDGVGATMDSMELERERGITIQSAATFANWTHTITGEKDTINIIDTPGHVDFTIEVERSLRVLDGAILVLTGVEGVQSQSITVDRQMKRYHVPRVVFVNKCDRSGANPLRVAVMLKEKLNHKPIVMQIPIGLEDQLKGVVDLVEMKAYYFEGANGDDVRITDIPDELKDQAQEYREKLVDCCADYNDTIMELAMEGKYGVDEIDKDLLKKTIREQTISLELTPVFMGSAHKNIGVQKLLDGVIDYLPNPTEVENKALDIDNNEQEVVLKSEDNAPLVCYAFKLVNDRYGQLTYIRVYQGTIKKGDSIVNMATGKKVGVGRLVRMHADEMVDITEAGAGDIVALFGIDCASGTTFTDGKNKFNMTSMHVPNPVIELVIEAKNRDELDNMSKALNRFTKEDPTFQVEVDKESGQTIIKGMGELHLDVYIERMRREYHVDVQTGAPQVAYRETITRASKFEYTHKKQTGGSGQFAKIIGEMRPMEVEGDAENTYKFVNSVVGGRIPKEYIPSCDKGFQSCMEAGSLIGFPVVGIEMEVTDGAYHEVDSSDMAFQICARMAFRQAFEKAGAQILEPIMKVEITTPTEFQGNVVGNISQRRGNIVGTTEERGETTIEAEVPLSEMFGYATDLRSMTQGKAEFTMEFKKYAPVPRNIQEELIKKYGDKAKAGQR; translated from the coding sequence ATGAAAGATATCCAACACCATAGAAACATCGGTATCTCTGCCCACATTGACTCGGGTAAGACTACCCTCACCGAACGTATCCTCTATTTCACAAAGCGTATTCACGCAATCCACGAAGTTCGTGGTAAAGACGGCGTCGGCGCTACGATGGACTCCATGGAACTCGAACGCGAACGCGGCATCACGATTCAGTCTGCAGCCACCTTCGCTAACTGGACTCACACGATTACCGGCGAAAAGGACACTATCAACATCATCGATACCCCGGGGCACGTGGACTTCACGATTGAAGTGGAACGCTCCCTCCGCGTGTTGGACGGTGCAATCCTCGTTTTGACCGGCGTGGAAGGCGTCCAGTCTCAGTCCATCACTGTTGACCGTCAGATGAAGCGCTATCACGTCCCGCGCGTCGTGTTCGTCAACAAGTGCGACCGTTCCGGCGCAAACCCGCTCCGCGTGGCTGTGATGCTCAAGGAAAAGCTCAATCACAAGCCGATCGTTATGCAGATCCCCATCGGCCTCGAAGACCAGCTCAAGGGCGTGGTCGACCTTGTCGAAATGAAGGCATACTACTTCGAAGGCGCTAACGGCGACGACGTCCGTATCACCGACATCCCGGACGAACTCAAGGATCAGGCTCAGGAATACCGTGAAAAGCTCGTTGACTGCTGCGCAGATTACAACGACACAATCATGGAACTTGCTATGGAAGGCAAGTACGGCGTGGATGAAATCGACAAGGATCTCCTCAAGAAGACCATCCGCGAACAGACGATTTCCCTCGAACTCACCCCGGTCTTCATGGGCTCCGCTCACAAGAACATCGGCGTTCAGAAGCTCCTCGACGGCGTTATCGACTACCTCCCGAATCCGACAGAAGTCGAAAACAAGGCTCTCGATATCGACAACAACGAACAGGAAGTTGTTCTCAAGAGCGAAGACAACGCTCCGCTCGTTTGCTACGCGTTCAAGCTCGTCAACGACCGCTATGGCCAGTTGACCTACATCCGCGTTTATCAGGGTACAATCAAGAAGGGCGATTCCATTGTCAACATGGCAACCGGCAAGAAGGTTGGCGTTGGCCGTCTCGTCCGTATGCACGCAGACGAAATGGTGGACATTACCGAAGCCGGCGCAGGCGACATCGTCGCTTTGTTCGGCATCGACTGCGCATCCGGTACGACCTTTACCGATGGCAAGAACAAGTTCAACATGACTTCTATGCACGTCCCGAATCCGGTGATCGAACTCGTGATCGAAGCTAAGAACCGTGACGAACTCGACAACATGTCCAAGGCTCTCAACCGCTTCACAAAGGAAGACCCGACATTCCAAGTCGAAGTCGACAAGGAATCTGGCCAGACGATCATCAAGGGTATGGGTGAACTTCACCTCGACGTTTACATCGAACGTATGCGTCGTGAATACCACGTTGACGTCCAGACCGGTGCTCCGCAGGTGGCTTACCGAGAAACCATCACCCGCGCTTCTAAGTTCGAATACACGCACAAGAAGCAGACCGGTGGTTCGGGACAGTTCGCTAAGATCATCGGTGAAATGCGTCCGATGGAAGTCGAAGGCGATGCTGAAAACACGTACAAGTTTGTGAACTCCGTCGTGGGTGGCCGCATTCCTAAGGAATACATCCCGTCCTGCGATAAGGGTTTCCAGAGCTGCATGGAAGCAGGTTCCTTGATTGGCTTCCCGGTCGTCGGCATCGAAATGGAAGTCACGGATGGTGCATACCACGAAGTCGACTCCTCTGATATGGCGTTCCAGATCTGCGCCCGTATGGCATTCCGTCAGGCTTTCGAAAAGGCTGGCGCTCAGATCCTCGAACCGATCATGAAGGTCGAAATCACGACCCCGACCGAATTCCAGGGTAACGTTGTGGGTAACATCTCCCAGCGTCGCGGTAACATCGTCGGCACCACGGAAGAACGTGGCGAAACCACGATCGAAGCAGAAGTTCCGCTTTCCGAAATGTTCGGTTACGCAACGGACCTCCGCTCCATGACTCAGGGTAAGGCTGAATTCACCATGGAATTCAAGAAGTACGCCCCGGTTCCGCGCAACATTCAGGAAGAACTCATCAAGAAGTACGGTGACAAGGCCAAGGCCGGTCAGCGCTAA
- a CDS encoding DUF697 domain-containing protein produces the protein MDLHFKLKDYFSEIPNSGLSPLDNPDEKIKRMTETAALKAAVVSATLSAPGGVVGLISTLPDLAAIWRIQAQLVADIAAVYGKLGYLTKQSLVWCLCKQSVFQVGRDVAVRAGTHLLLKKSPLKALTRALPVIGAVSSGAYAAYDTYGVAKVAKAYFSSIESGEISQI, from the coding sequence ATGGATTTGCACTTCAAGCTGAAAGACTACTTCTCGGAAATTCCGAATTCGGGACTTTCCCCGCTCGACAATCCCGACGAAAAGATCAAACGGATGACGGAAACCGCCGCACTCAAGGCTGCGGTCGTAAGCGCCACCCTCTCCGCCCCAGGCGGCGTCGTGGGCCTCATTTCCACCCTTCCGGACCTCGCCGCGATTTGGCGCATCCAGGCGCAGCTCGTTGCAGACATCGCAGCCGTCTATGGAAAACTCGGTTACCTGACAAAGCAGTCCCTCGTTTGGTGCCTTTGCAAGCAGTCCGTCTTCCAAGTCGGCCGGGACGTTGCAGTCCGAGCAGGGACACATCTTTTGCTCAAAAAGTCCCCTCTCAAGGCTCTGACACGGGCTCTTCCCGTCATCGGAGCGGTGAGCAGCGGAGCCTATGCCGCCTACGATACCTACGGCGTCGCCAAAGTCGCCAAGGCCTACTTCAGCAGTATCGAATCCGGCGAAATTTCGCAAATTTAA
- a CDS encoding HD domain-containing protein gives MLSYQDAYKIAAEVHKGQKDKAGGPYIDFLQNVADYLKSKGEPEEVQVLAVLQDVLTDSTKKTPADILQLGVPADMVARIQKMTHIKNQSWIDEYSCKLMAEGTPAEEATYEAREKEFVEFVSTLKDDPMAVKAKSAILHVLLDDKYTRHDHRELKNQFRIRKYQRAIEALEA, from the coding sequence ATGCTTTCGTATCAAGACGCCTATAAGATCGCCGCTGAAGTCCACAAGGGACAAAAGGACAAGGCGGGCGGCCCGTACATCGATTTTTTGCAGAATGTCGCGGATTACCTTAAAAGCAAGGGAGAGCCAGAAGAAGTCCAGGTTCTCGCCGTCTTGCAGGACGTCCTTACCGATTCCACGAAAAAGACCCCGGCTGACATCCTTCAGCTGGGTGTTCCTGCCGATATGGTTGCTCGTATTCAGAAGATGACCCACATCAAGAACCAATCTTGGATCGACGAATACAGCTGCAAGCTAATGGCAGAAGGCACTCCAGCTGAAGAAGCAACCTATGAAGCCCGCGAAAAGGAATTCGTGGAATTTGTTTCGACGCTCAAGGACGACCCGATGGCTGTCAAGGCAAAGAGCGCTATTCTGCATGTGCTTCTCGACGACAAGTACACGCGCCACGACCATCGCGAACTGAAAAACCAGTTCCGCATTCGTAAATACCAGCGCGCGATTGAGGCTCTCGAAGCGTAA
- a CDS encoding TIGR02147 family protein: MAPITEYMDYRKYIRDFYAERKALSGFSWGAFAKLAGFSSPVFLQYVCEGKKNLSETSALQVANAMNLSNVESEFFKRLVSFGSVNDIDSKKKTLEAFLRFSEESHVKNAIADEYGLFKSWKNLLVRELAQAMPNASAKRISLASRRRISTGEVKKILDFLERAGYLEKENGNFRQTERSLKMGKAMSPVKRMIAHDLQIQMAELAVDALKNESTEGRDITGLTIGITRENYGRIVRELAECRRRIVAIATEAERTDEVYRLNMQFFPLTNIGAKRGSD, translated from the coding sequence ATGGCACCGATTACGGAATACATGGATTATCGGAAATATATCCGAGATTTTTATGCCGAGCGAAAGGCGCTGTCCGGGTTTTCCTGGGGGGCGTTTGCAAAGCTTGCCGGTTTTTCTTCTCCGGTGTTTTTGCAGTATGTGTGCGAAGGCAAAAAGAACCTGAGCGAAACTTCGGCGCTGCAAGTGGCAAACGCCATGAATCTTTCGAACGTTGAATCGGAATTTTTCAAACGTCTTGTTTCTTTTGGTAGTGTAAATGACATCGATAGCAAGAAAAAAACGCTTGAAGCGTTTTTACGGTTTTCGGAAGAAAGCCATGTGAAAAACGCCATTGCCGATGAATATGGACTTTTTAAATCGTGGAAAAATCTGCTCGTTCGGGAACTGGCTCAGGCCATGCCGAATGCCTCGGCAAAGCGGATTTCTTTGGCTTCGCGTCGCCGGATTTCGACGGGTGAGGTCAAAAAAATCCTTGATTTTTTAGAGCGGGCGGGTTATTTAGAAAAGGAGAATGGAAATTTTAGGCAAACGGAACGCTCCTTAAAAATGGGAAAAGCGATGTCTCCGGTGAAGCGTATGATAGCCCATGACTTACAAATCCAGATGGCGGAGCTTGCCGTCGATGCGCTTAAAAACGAAAGCACCGAGGGGCGCGACATTACAGGGCTTACCATTGGCATTACCCGGGAAAATTACGGGCGCATTGTCCGCGAACTTGCCGAATGCCGTAGACGTATCGTGGCGATTGCCACCGAAGCAGAGCGGACCGATGAGGTTTACCGCCTGAACATGCAGTTTTTCCCGTTGACGAACATCGGCGCTAAACGCGGCAGTGATTGA